Proteins encoded in a region of the Lentimicrobium sp. L6 genome:
- a CDS encoding DNA recombination protein RmuC, translating into MILSLLISANALLLILLLVFVFKKSKAPESNSIGFQSAIHEKFADASRETRELFSENRKENSNSFIGFQDSLLKRINENTILQKEQLNQFSKLLKDLNDDLQFSQKQFMEETNQKQSQLLDLMNDRFQRFEERLQKESKVNREDFAFGIKNINEELRVRFGDLNQQQLDQNKLALDQIKSLKENVDSSLKSIREDNSSQLEKMRQTVDEKLQSTLEKRLGESFKLVSDRLELVHKGLGEMQTLASGVGDLKKVLTNVKTRGVLGEYQLGNILEQILTSEQYAKNVQTKKGSQAHVEFAIKLPGKTDDKNVWLPIDSKFPIENYQLLLEAYEEGDKDKIDSVQKLLLRSIDGFAKDISSKYIDPPHTTDFAIMFLPVESLYAEVLRHAGVFEKLQRDYKITITGPTTLSALLSSLNMGFRTLAVQKRSSEVWDVLKAVKQEFGNFAEHLDKVQKHLNTASTSLETLSSTRTNAINRKLRNIQTLDMSNEQNILDLPKNEK; encoded by the coding sequence ATGATTCTGAGTTTATTGATTTCTGCAAATGCTTTATTATTGATATTATTACTCGTTTTTGTTTTTAAAAAGAGCAAAGCTCCAGAATCGAATAGCATTGGATTTCAGTCTGCTATTCATGAAAAGTTTGCTGATGCTTCTCGTGAGACTCGTGAATTGTTTTCTGAAAACAGAAAAGAAAATTCCAATAGTTTTATAGGGTTTCAAGATTCTTTGTTAAAGAGAATTAACGAGAATACCATCCTCCAAAAAGAACAGTTAAATCAGTTTTCTAAATTATTAAAAGATTTAAACGATGATTTACAGTTTTCTCAAAAGCAATTTATGGAGGAGACTAATCAAAAACAATCACAACTATTAGACTTAATGAACGATCGTTTCCAACGTTTTGAGGAGCGTTTGCAAAAAGAATCCAAAGTAAATAGAGAAGATTTTGCCTTTGGTATTAAAAATATCAATGAAGAATTGCGAGTGAGGTTTGGTGATTTGAATCAGCAACAATTAGATCAGAATAAGTTGGCTCTGGATCAGATTAAAAGCTTGAAAGAAAATGTAGATTCCAGTTTAAAGTCCATACGAGAAGACAATAGCAGTCAATTGGAAAAAATGCGTCAGACTGTTGATGAGAAATTACAATCAACTCTAGAAAAGCGGTTGGGTGAATCTTTTAAATTGGTCAGTGATAGATTGGAGCTGGTGCATAAAGGCCTTGGAGAGATGCAGACGCTTGCCAGTGGAGTAGGGGATTTAAAGAAAGTTCTTACTAATGTAAAGACAAGAGGTGTTTTGGGAGAATATCAATTGGGGAATATCCTAGAGCAGATTTTAACCAGTGAGCAATATGCGAAAAATGTACAAACCAAAAAAGGAAGCCAAGCTCATGTTGAATTTGCCATCAAATTGCCAGGTAAAACTGACGATAAAAATGTTTGGTTACCTATCGATTCTAAATTTCCAATAGAGAACTACCAATTGCTTTTAGAGGCCTATGAGGAGGGTGATAAGGATAAAATCGACTCAGTACAAAAACTTTTACTCCGAAGCATAGATGGATTTGCCAAAGACATTAGCTCAAAATACATCGATCCGCCCCATACCACAGATTTTGCCATTATGTTTTTGCCTGTGGAGAGTCTTTATGCCGAAGTACTGCGTCATGCTGGTGTATTTGAGAAATTGCAAAGAGATTATAAAATCACTATAACTGGGCCAACCACGCTTTCAGCCTTGCTAAGTAGCTTGAATATGGGATTTAGAACATTAGCGGTGCAAAAGAGAAGTAGTGAGGTTTGGGATGTATTAAAAGCCGTGAAACAGGAGTTTGGAAATTTTGCTGAGCATTTAGATAAAGTCCAAAAACATTTAAACACTGCCTCGACTTCTTTGGAGACATTAAGTAGTACGAGAACAAATGCAATAAACCGAAAATTACGGAATATTCAGACTTTAGATATGTCAAATGAACAAAATATATTAGATTTACCCAAAAATGAGAAATAA